A stretch of DNA from Methanoplanus endosymbiosus:
ACAATTCTCCTGATGACCCTGATAACGATCTTTATTGTTATAATTGTTTCATACTTCTTTGCATCCACTCTTACCAGTCCGATTAAGAGACTTACCTCAGTTGCTGACAGGGTAAGCATGGGTGATATGGAAGATACTGATATAGATATTGAAAGTGAGGATGAAATCGGTGAACTTGCCGACTCCTTCAAACGCATGATTGTGAGTGTGAAGTATTACATGTCGAAGGTGAAGGATCAGGACGATGATGAGAGTGATGAGTGATGACCGGAACAAAGTACCAGAAAATGGTTGTAAATTATCTGGCGAAGAAGATGGGTCCTGCTGCGAATGATCTTGTAAAGGATGTCTGTAAAAAAGCGGGTTTTTCTTATAGTGCTCTGTCACCGGAGAATATGGGTGCATTTGCTGACTGTTTTGAGGTGGAAGCTTCAAAATATCTGTCAGAGAAGGATATTAAGTTCACATCCGGAGTTATCAGGAAGTTAAAGTAGTTTTCATTATGTGCTGCTTTTCTGGTTAGAAAAGCCTGCATTTTGAATTTAATCCCATATTTACATTTTTTAAACACGTTATGTATTTTCACCTCCGATAAGAGCAGCGGCTCAGGAAAAAACATCTGTTCTGTGGGTAAATGTGCTGATGCCGTAAATTGTTTAAATAATATTTTATGAGATATATGCGGGTTTCTCTCTCCAATTTATTAAATTTCGTCAAACTCTGCGTGCCTGAGGGAGAGAAGACAATAGGGCTTTTGTGAATGCCGGTATTTCTATGTACAGGTGCCTGCCTGGCTTCCCAAAGGATTATTGCATAGATTAGTTAAAATATCTGTAATGATCAGCATCCCTGACTGTGCAATTCTTTCTGTTGATGAGAAGAGGCAGTTAACCGCAATAGCTGAAGAATTATCTGAAATTCCGGAAGTAAATGCGATTATTCTTTTTGGTTTCAGGGCAGGCGGAAGGCCAAAACCTTATTCTGACATTGATATATGTGTCATAACAATGGACTGCCCGAAACGATCCGATAAGGAGGAGATTGGTTCATTTTCTGCCCGGAATGTTGATCTCTCGATTTTTGATGATCTTCCTGTTTTTGTCAGATTCAGCGTTTTTCAGAGTGGATCTGTTATATTTTTAAGGGATAAATCAAGGCTTAATGAACTTAAAGTAAAGACATTATTGCAGTATCATGATTTTCAGCCGTTTCTTGAGAGGTTTGCGAAGAGGAGAGCAGGGGTTTTGGAATAAATGAGTAATATTAACAGGGTATCTGTAATTCTTGGGGATGTCAGGTATTATCTTGATGAGTTTAGGGATATATCATCGGAGGATGATTATGATCTGGAGGAAAGGAAGACATATTATGCTGTTTCAATGATTCTTTTCACAATTTTAAACTCTGTTATTGAGCTTGGTGAAGAGTTAATCACTGAAAAAAACCTTGTTGTACCTGGTTCTTACAGGGAAATCTTCAGACTTCTTGGAAAAGCAGATATTGTTCCAAAAGATCTGGCAAAAGATCTCTCTTCGCTTGTCTATTACAGAAACAGGCTTTCTCATCAGTATTCCGGTTTCAATGAAGATGATCTTGAATCTGTAATTTCAAAACTGGCGGTAATTGAGGAATTTATGTCATGTGCAGAAAAAGAACTTATTTCATGAATATCTTAACGCAGTCTTTTATGTGATCTAAATCATATAAAATTGCACATGGTGGATTTTTGAATTCTTCCTGCTGTTAATGGTTACAGTTTTTTTGATTATGTACCAGACAAATAGTGTCTGCTAAAAAATTGTTCATGAAGACGGAAAGCCGGCAAAAAATATTGTTTTAGTGGTGGTGATGATGCTCTCTTTTTGTTTCTTCAAAGAGTGGCAGTCCCTGCTTTTTTCTGTAGTCGTTGATTGCCTTGTGTATTGCGTCCTCGGCAAGAACGGAGCAGTGAACCTTTGCAGGTGGGAGTCCTTCAAGGGCCTCGACAACTGCCTTATTGGATAAGTCCCATGCCTCCTCAAGCGTCTTTCCCTTCACAAGTTCGGTTGCCATACTGCTTGATGCAATGGCCGCTCCGCATCCGAAGGTCTGGAATTTTATGTCCTCGATTACATTTTCCTTAACTTTGATGAAAACCTTCATTATGTCGCCGCACTGCGGGTTGCCTTCCTCTCCAATACCGTCTGCATCCTTTATTACACCTGTATTTCTTGGATTTTCAAAGTGATCCATTACCTTTTCATTGTACATTTTTTTTCATCTCCATGCTGTATTGTAGCTCTGATACTTATTAGTTAGTTCTTTCCTGAAATCCGGTTTTAGTGAAGATTATTGTGCCGTTCTGAGTTCTTCCGGTGTCAGGGGTGACATATTTCTGAGTTTCTGAACAATGCCGGGCACAGCATTAAGCACATAGTCAACATCCTCATCACTGTTCATCTCACCAAGGGTCAGGCGAAGGGAACCATGTGCTATTTCAATGGGGACATTGCAGGCTTTCAGAACATGAGAGGCATCAAGTGAATCCGAAGTGCAGGCACTTCCTGTGGATGCGCAGATGCCCTTT
This window harbors:
- the hepT gene encoding type VII toxin-antitoxin system HepT family RNase toxin, giving the protein MSNINRVSVILGDVRYYLDEFRDISSEDDYDLEERKTYYAVSMILFTILNSVIELGEELITEKNLVVPGSYREIFRLLGKADIVPKDLAKDLSSLVYYRNRLSHQYSGFNEDDLESVISKLAVIEEFMSCAEKELIS
- a CDS encoding nucleotidyltransferase domain-containing protein, yielding MISIPDCAILSVDEKRQLTAIAEELSEIPEVNAIILFGFRAGGRPKPYSDIDICVITMDCPKRSDKEEIGSFSARNVDLSIFDDLPVFVRFSVFQSGSVIFLRDKSRLNELKVKTLLQYHDFQPFLERFAKRRAGVLE
- the nifU gene encoding Fe-S cluster assembly scaffold protein NifU, producing the protein MYNEKVMDHFENPRNTGVIKDADGIGEEGNPQCGDIMKVFIKVKENVIEDIKFQTFGCGAAIASSSMATELVKGKTLEEAWDLSNKAVVEALEGLPPAKVHCSVLAEDAIHKAINDYRKKQGLPLFEETKREHHHHH